A region from the Strix uralensis isolate ZFMK-TIS-50842 chromosome 24, bStrUra1, whole genome shotgun sequence genome encodes:
- the IL10 gene encoding interleukin-10, which produces MQPCSALLLLLLAACTLPARCSPVEPSCLHFSELLPAKLRELRIKFEEIKDYFQSKDDELSIQLLSSELLDEFKGSFGCQSVSEMMRFYTEEVLPSAMKTSTHHRQSMGDLGNMLLSLKATMRRCHRFFTCEKRSKTIKHIKEMFDKMNENGIYKAMGEFDIFINYIEEYLLMKRKK; this is translated from the exons ATgcagccctgctcagccctgctcctgctgctcctggccgCCTGCACCCTGCCCGCCAGGTGCTCGCCCGTCGAGCCCAGCTGCCTCCACTTCTCCGAGCTCCTGCCTGCCAAGCTCAGAGAGCTGAGGATCAAGTTTGAGGAAATTAAGGATTATTTT CAATCAAAAGATGATGAACTCAGCATCCAGCTGCTCAGCTCCGAACTGCTGGATGAATTTAAG GGAAGCTTCGGCTGCCAGTCGGTGTCAGAGATGATGCGGTTCTACACCGAGGAGGTCCTGCCCAGCGCCATGAAGACCAGCACCCACCACCGGCAGAGCATGGGCGACCTGGGCAACATGCTGCTGAGCCTGAAGGCGACGATGAGGCGCTGT CACAGGTTCTTCACGTGTGAGAAGAGGAGCAAAACCATAAAGCACATTAAGGAGATGTTCGATAAG ATGAACGAGAATGGAATCTACAAGGCCATGGGAGAGTTTGACATCTTCATCAACTACATCGAAGAGTACTTgctgatgaagagaaagaagtga